A stretch of Oscillatoria nigro-viridis PCC 7112 DNA encodes these proteins:
- a CDS encoding DUF6932 family protein yields MIPKFDENGNLPPGVHWCEWEEFKNRFGTNSTRQRMIDGLELALAQLKAAGCRTIYINGSFVSSKPKPGDFDACWEPEDVDYDYLRKNAPRLLNNLDRSAQKSKYKGEIFRSDQPVGDSGLTSLEFFLRDRELNPKGIIAIDILRWEP; encoded by the coding sequence ATGATTCCTAAATTTGATGAGAACGGCAACTTGCCACCGGGAGTGCATTGGTGCGAATGGGAGGAGTTTAAAAATAGATTTGGTACTAATTCTACGAGGCAGCGAATGATAGATGGTTTGGAGTTGGCACTCGCCCAATTAAAAGCAGCAGGCTGTAGAACTATTTATATTAACGGTAGTTTTGTTAGTAGCAAGCCAAAACCAGGTGATTTTGATGCGTGTTGGGAACCGGAAGATGTGGATTACGATTATCTGCGAAAAAATGCCCCGAGATTGCTAAATAATTTAGACCGCAGCGCGCAGAAATCCAAATATAAAGGTGAAATCTTTCGTTCGGACCAACCTGTAGGAGATAGCGGATTAACTTCTTTAGAATTCTTTCTGCGCGACAGAGAGTTAAACCCTAAAGGGATTATAGCCATAGATATATTAAGGTGGGAACCATGA